One Fuerstiella marisgermanici DNA window includes the following coding sequences:
- the folP gene encoding dihydropteroate synthase, which yields MMTAQDESFLWKVGGRSYRSGALPLLMGILNVTPDSFSDGGEHSSRDKAVAHGLQLAEDGADFIDIGGESTRPGAATVSLTEELRRTIPVVERLAAKTSVPISIDTTKAEVAHQAIRAGALIVNDISGLTFDPDMIAVCADSDVGVCAMHIKGTPQSMQNNPVYDDVVADVTEFLHRRCEALVLAGISADRICLDPGIGFGKTAEHNLQLMRSLRTIRNDLRRPVLVGHSRKRFLSRILGRSVEERLAGTIGVSMGLADNGADMLRIHDVASTRDALIARQSVLEREVGYGSVAEDARCRFE from the coding sequence ATGATGACAGCTCAGGACGAATCATTTCTGTGGAAAGTTGGTGGTCGCTCGTATCGCAGCGGGGCGCTGCCGTTATTGATGGGCATTTTAAATGTCACGCCGGACAGCTTTTCTGACGGTGGCGAACATTCGTCGCGAGACAAGGCGGTGGCTCACGGACTGCAACTGGCGGAAGACGGAGCCGACTTTATCGACATCGGCGGCGAATCGACTCGGCCCGGTGCTGCGACCGTTTCGCTAACCGAAGAACTGCGGCGCACGATTCCGGTGGTGGAACGATTGGCCGCGAAAACATCGGTGCCGATTTCCATCGACACGACGAAGGCGGAAGTCGCTCATCAGGCCATTCGAGCGGGGGCGTTGATCGTCAACGATATCTCGGGGCTGACGTTTGACCCGGACATGATTGCGGTGTGTGCCGACAGCGACGTTGGCGTCTGTGCAATGCACATCAAGGGCACGCCGCAGTCGATGCAAAACAACCCGGTCTATGACGACGTGGTTGCCGACGTGACAGAATTCCTGCATCGTCGTTGTGAAGCTTTGGTGCTGGCTGGCATTTCGGCGGACAGAATTTGCTTGGACCCCGGTATCGGCTTCGGCAAGACGGCCGAACACAATCTGCAGTTGATGCGTTCGCTGCGCACCATCCGCAACGACCTGCGTCGTCCGGTGTTGGTGGGACATTCTCGCAAGCGGTTTTTGTCGCGCATTCTGGGGCGTTCCGTCGAAGAACGGTTGGCCGGAACGATTGGAGTGTCGATGGGACTGGCGGACAACGGCGCGGACATGCTTAGAATTCACGACGTGGCGTCCACGCGAGACGCGCTGATCGCTCGGCAGTCGGTGCTGGAACGCGAGGTTGGTTACGGCAGTGTGGCCGAAGATGCCCGTTGCCGCTTTGAATAG